A window from Cryptomeria japonica chromosome 1, Sugi_1.0, whole genome shotgun sequence encodes these proteins:
- the LOC131042511 gene encoding uncharacterized protein LOC131042511 isoform X2, protein MKNLFWQRWWMVFDEPKCNNFEVSLYFLRKVYYEFVLNVLPNYFDMREFHGRGGDSTQDRPGARSRVAQESRHPLAPKPKVHLTVPVDLKESIELQTLQAATTLTNVIIQHGTQLAHPLVPDDESLVVAGGASEPIQHLCATCSGICTGTDDEATADGSTSHSCMICGSRCQTCMAEDVALTDELMDMLFGSQSQTQDAATIFDIPPTITAAATSTPETSEDQMSQIDDVTLSAIDFGLQGYTGTPSISRPLPQQKNSSRTPKCGKKIC, encoded by the exons atgaagaatcttttttggcagaggtggtggatggtctttgacgaaccaaaatgtaataattttgaggtgtcattgtattttttgaggaaagtatactaTGAATTTGTCCTCAATGTGCtacctaattattttgacatgagagagtttcatggtagaggtggtgactctacccaagatagacctggagcccgtagccGAGTAGCCCAGGAGAGtcgtcaccccctagcacccaaacccaaggtgcatttgaCTGTCCCAGTAGACCTGAAAGAGTCGatagagctacagactcttcaggcggccacaacattgactaatgtgatcatccagcatgggacacagttagcacaccctcttgtaccagATGATGAGTCATTAGTTGTTGCAGGTGGCGCTAGTGAACCCATTCAGCATCTGTGTGCTACTTGCTCGGGGATATGCACAGGGACGGATGACGAGGCcactgcagatggatccacatcccattcgtgcatgatttgtgggagtagatgtcagacctGCATGGCTGAGGATGTGGCACTGacggatgagttgatggacatgttatTTGGCAGTCAGTCGCAGACACAA gatgcagcaacgaTATTTGATATTCCTCCCACAATTACTGCAGCggcaacttcgacgcctgag aCGTCAGAGgaccaaatgtcccaaattgatgatgtcacgctctcagcaatcgattttggcctacaaggctatacg ggtaccccctccatctCCAGGCCTCTTCCTCAACAAAAAAATTCCTCGAGgacgccaaaatgtgggaagaag atatgttga
- the LOC131042511 gene encoding uncharacterized protein LOC131042511 isoform X1, with the protein MKNLFWQRWWMVFDEPKCNNFEVSLYFLRKVYYEFVLNVLPNYFDMREFHGRGGDSTQDRPGARSRVAQESRHPLAPKPKVHLTVPVDLKESIELQTLQAATTLTNVIIQHGTQLAHPLVPDDESLVVAGGASEPIQHLCATCSGICTGTDDEATADGSTSHSCMICGSRCQTCMAEDVALTDELMDMLFGSQSQTQDAATIFDIPPTITAAATSTPETSEDQMSQIDDVTLSAIDFGLQGYTGTPSISRPLPQQKNSSRTPKCGKKVIEHIFSCTIV; encoded by the exons atgaagaatcttttttggcagaggtggtggatggtctttgacgaaccaaaatgtaataattttgaggtgtcattgtattttttgaggaaagtatactaTGAATTTGTCCTCAATGTGCtacctaattattttgacatgagagagtttcatggtagaggtggtgactctacccaagatagacctggagcccgtagccGAGTAGCCCAGGAGAGtcgtcaccccctagcacccaaacccaaggtgcatttgaCTGTCCCAGTAGACCTGAAAGAGTCGatagagctacagactcttcaggcggccacaacattgactaatgtgatcatccagcatgggacacagttagcacaccctcttgtaccagATGATGAGTCATTAGTTGTTGCAGGTGGCGCTAGTGAACCCATTCAGCATCTGTGTGCTACTTGCTCGGGGATATGCACAGGGACGGATGACGAGGCcactgcagatggatccacatcccattcgtgcatgatttgtgggagtagatgtcagacctGCATGGCTGAGGATGTGGCACTGacggatgagttgatggacatgttatTTGGCAGTCAGTCGCAGACACAA gatgcagcaacgaTATTTGATATTCCTCCCACAATTACTGCAGCggcaacttcgacgcctgag aCGTCAGAGgaccaaatgtcccaaattgatgatgtcacgctctcagcaatcgattttggcctacaaggctatacg ggtaccccctccatctCCAGGCCTCTTCCTCAACAAAAAAATTCCTCGAGgacgccaaaatgtgggaagaaggtaattgaacacatttttagttgtacaattgtttga
- the LOC131042510 gene encoding protein PHLOEM PROTEIN 2-LIKE A10 — protein sequence MELQRIVHRLNNKRKILLLGIAAIAGGSYGIYRLHKSPSVDKRNYRLLSFLSSFTRITEVASVSIETVSFLSDEMENFVSSGEVPRSLKQLNKIAQCSEFNQTLTGVSSAMAAGIFEGFNAANPKTDVAEKAVDKLLTATGTGFISVLVGSFARNLVLSLFENMQTLQTLESNFRPSEFVDATLNNAKFRGFVAECVEGFVGTAVAVYLDKTVDINVYDEIFSALINSKHEVQMRDFLMGIFNGAAETFIMTFLGILMNGSVPSEDRNVKKIAEIETLVRENKVCISSDSVSFLEQTKTDDLISGVSNPGWIEKVSYSLSVPSNRKLLVEVSSRIILEATRSFFEFLLCKFSEFFTKTLPAAFHDLLLRLLQILSFVSSKSMDLATVCLAMLWHALSGTRILEVVTW from the coding sequence ATGGAATTGCAGAGAATAGTCCACCGTCTGAACAATAAACGCAAAATTTTGCTACTGGGTATCGCTGCAATCGCAGGTGGCAGCTATGGAATCTACAGGCTACACAAATCCCCATCAGTTGACAAAAGAAATTACAGATTGTTGTCCTTTCTTAGCTCCTTCACACGGATCACAGAAGTGGCATCTGTGTCTATAGAAACAGTGAGTTTTCTGTCGGATGAGATGGAAAATTTCGTGTCATCTGGTGAGGTACCCAGAAGTTTAAAACAGCTCAATAAGATCGCTCAGTGCAGTGAATTTAATCAAACCCTAACGGGGGTTTCATCTGCTATGGCTGCAGGCATTTTCGAGGGTTTCAATGCAGCTAACCCTAAAACCGATGTTGCGGAGAAGGCAGTTGACAAGCTTTTAACGGCGACTGGAACAGGTTTTATTTCTGTTCTTGTCGGAAGTTTCGCCAGGAATTTGGTTTTATCACTGTTTGAAAACATGCAAACCCTACAAACCCTGGAATCAAATTTTAGGCCATCTGAGTTCGTTGATGCGACGTTAAATAATGCTAAATTCAGGGGTTTCGTTGCTGAATGTGTTGAGGGCTTTGTGGGCACTGCCGTGGCAGTTTATCTGGACAAGACTGTGGACATTAATGTGTATGATGAGATCTTTTCTGCTCTTATAAACTCTAAGCATGAGGTTCAAATGAGGGATTTTTTAATGGGTATCTTCAATGGGGCCGCTGAGACATTTATTATGACTTTCCTTGGTATTTTGATGAATGGATCTGTGCCATCTGAGGATAGGAATGTTAAAAAAATTGCTGAAATTGAAACCCTAGTTAGAGAAAACAAGGTTTGCATCTCATCAGATTCTGTTAGTTTTCTAGAACAAACAAAAACTGATGATCTGATTTCTGGGGTTTCAAATCCTGGTTGGATTGAGAAGGTTTCCTATTCACTTTCAGTACCAAGCAATAGGAAATTGTTAGTGGAAGTTAGCAGCAGAATAATATTAGAGGCTACGAGATCTTTCTTTGAGTTTTTGCTGTGTAAATTTTCAGAATTCTTTACCAAAACACTTCCTGCTGCCTTCCATGATCTCTTACTAAGGCTTCTTCAGATTCTGAGTTTTGTAAGTTCTAAGTCTATGGATTTAGCCACGGTCTGTCTTGCCATGTTGTGGCATGCCCTGAGTGGAACGAGAATTTTGGAGGTTGTCACATGGTAA